From Trueperella pecoris, a single genomic window includes:
- a CDS encoding YibE/F family protein, protein MSEHENEAKVGHVHSHSARLNLRPSDRRRVIAILAAIVVPLALATLVGLAIFWPRGTTPVGSVQVADTGVQMAVGQVTSIGAMDELGQTKVMMKVDGVDVPVHVPFDVVGNGLDVGDSIKAMFNPGALDTGTPYIFVDFVRDVPLAALAALYVLVVVLVARWKGFAALLGLGSSLAVVALFMLPALMAGSSPIGVVTVGASAMMFSSIYFAHGVSIRTTTAVLGTLGGLVLTGLLAVFAVRANNLTGTLSDDAVSLAGQLGYLQMSDILLCGIILAGLGALNDVTITQVSTVWELHSANEQASRRRIFRQAMVIGRDHIASTVYTLAFAYVGTSLPLLMSAALVDRGFLDLLTVGQIAEEIVRTLVASVGLVLAIPMTTAIAAMLAPVAPARKVMDV, encoded by the coding sequence GTGAGCGAGCACGAGAACGAGGCAAAGGTGGGCCATGTGCATTCGCATTCGGCCCGCCTGAACCTTCGTCCTAGCGATCGCCGCCGGGTCATCGCGATCCTGGCGGCGATCGTTGTGCCGCTCGCGCTCGCCACGCTTGTGGGCCTGGCGATCTTCTGGCCACGGGGAACGACGCCGGTGGGGTCGGTCCAGGTGGCTGACACGGGCGTGCAGATGGCCGTGGGCCAGGTGACGTCGATCGGGGCGATGGACGAGCTCGGCCAGACCAAGGTGATGATGAAGGTGGACGGGGTCGACGTCCCGGTTCATGTGCCCTTCGACGTGGTGGGCAATGGCCTCGACGTGGGTGACTCGATCAAGGCGATGTTTAATCCCGGCGCGCTGGACACGGGCACGCCCTATATCTTCGTCGATTTTGTTCGTGACGTTCCGCTGGCCGCTCTTGCTGCGCTGTACGTGCTCGTCGTGGTTCTCGTCGCGCGTTGGAAGGGCTTTGCCGCCCTGCTCGGCTTGGGCAGTTCGCTCGCGGTGGTCGCCCTCTTCATGCTTCCGGCGCTGATGGCCGGATCCTCGCCCATCGGCGTCGTGACTGTGGGGGCCTCGGCGATGATGTTTTCGTCCATCTATTTCGCCCACGGGGTCTCCATTCGAACGACGACGGCGGTGCTCGGCACGCTGGGCGGCCTCGTGCTGACGGGTCTCCTGGCCGTGTTTGCCGTGCGTGCAAACAACCTGACGGGCACCCTTTCTGACGACGCCGTCTCGCTCGCCGGCCAGCTCGGATACCTGCAGATGAGCGATATTTTGCTGTGCGGAATCATCTTGGCTGGTCTGGGGGCGCTCAACGACGTGACGATCACGCAAGTTTCGACCGTGTGGGAGTTGCATTCGGCCAACGAGCAGGCCAGCCGGAGGCGAATCTTTCGCCAGGCGATGGTTATTGGCCGCGATCACATCGCCTCGACCGTCTACACTCTCGCTTTTGCCTATGTCGGCACCTCGTTGCCGTTGCTGATGAGCGCGGCGCTGGTGGACCGCGGCTTCCTGGACCTGCTGACGGTTGGCCAGATTGCGGAGGAGATTGTGCGCACGCTCGTTGCTTCCGTAGGCCTGGTGCTGGCCATTCCCATGACGACGGCGATCGCTGCTATGCTCGCGCCGGTAGCACCCGCACGAAAGGTGATGGACGTATGA
- a CDS encoding metal ABC transporter substrate-binding protein, producing the protein MKTTKIVSVLFASALALSACSTSAQKAAETTSAAADRLKVTTSFYPLTYLTQEIGGDHVTITDLTPPGADAHGVELSPKEVASLESSDLVFYVAKLSPAIDDAIKASGVSAINIGEHVNLLPFAELGGDPHDHDHDHAAEATGEAHDHDHDHEAEATREAHDHDHDHAAEATGEAHDHDHDHAAEATGEAHDHDHDHAAEATGEAHDHDHAGHDHGTHDPHFWTDPSRMILAADEVAAELSKLDSAHKDTYTANAEKVKSELKGLVDELKAIDAKQCRTDAFLVSHKAFSYLALESGLDQIGIAGFDPEIEPSPARIREIQQLVSEHKIDTVFGTSDGEMKTAKAIGDEAGLKVEILDPAATQRDPKMNYVDVMKHNIELLRSSMGC; encoded by the coding sequence ATGAAGACTACTAAGATTGTGTCCGTACTTTTCGCCAGCGCCCTGGCCCTGTCCGCGTGTTCCACGAGTGCGCAGAAGGCAGCAGAGACCACATCTGCCGCCGCAGACCGCCTGAAGGTGACGACGTCGTTCTATCCGCTGACCTACCTCACTCAGGAGATCGGCGGCGATCACGTGACGATCACGGACCTCACGCCTCCCGGAGCGGATGCCCACGGCGTCGAGCTCTCCCCCAAAGAAGTAGCCAGCCTCGAATCCTCCGACCTGGTTTTCTACGTCGCTAAGCTTTCTCCGGCGATTGACGATGCAATCAAGGCCTCCGGTGTCTCGGCCATCAACATCGGTGAGCACGTCAACCTCCTGCCCTTCGCCGAGCTCGGTGGGGATCCGCATGATCACGATCACGACCACGCCGCCGAAGCCACCGGCGAGGCACACGATCACGATCATGACCACGAAGCCGAGGCAACCCGCGAGGCACACGACCACGACCACGACCACGCGGCCGAAGCCACCGGTGAGGCACACGACCACGACCACGACCACGCGGCCGAAGCCACCGGTGAGGCACACGACCACGATCACGACCACGCGGCCGAAGCCACCGGCGAGGCACACGACCACGACCACGCTGGCCACGACCACGGAACCCACGATCCGCACTTCTGGACCGATCCGTCGCGCATGATCCTCGCGGCCGACGAAGTCGCCGCCGAACTGTCCAAGCTCGACTCGGCACACAAGGACACCTACACCGCAAACGCAGAGAAGGTGAAGTCCGAACTCAAGGGCCTCGTGGACGAGCTCAAGGCTATCGACGCCAAGCAGTGCCGCACCGACGCGTTCCTCGTCTCGCACAAGGCGTTTTCCTACCTCGCCCTCGAATCTGGCCTCGATCAGATCGGCATCGCTGGATTCGATCCCGAGATTGAGCCATCGCCGGCCCGCATCCGCGAGATTCAGCAGCTAGTTTCCGAGCACAAGATCGACACCGTTTTTGGAACCTCGGACGGCGAGATGAAGACCGCCAAGGCGATCGGTGATGAGGCTGGCCTCAAGGTTGAGATTCTCGACCCCGCCGCCACCCAGCGCGACCCGAAGATGAACTATGTTGATGTTATGAAGCACAACATTGAGCTTCTTCGTTCATCTATGGGTTGTTAA
- a CDS encoding glycine--tRNA ligase yields the protein MAKPAPSRLEQVISLAKRRGFVYLSGEIYGGTRSAWDYGPLGVELKENIKRQWWKRNVQGRADVVGLDSSIILPRQVWQASGHVDTFSDPLVECLECHKRLREDELIEIHAAKHGVDESDVTMAEVVCPNCGNRGRWTEPREFSGMLKTYLGPVDDEAGLHYLRPETAQGIFVNFNNVMTSARMKPPFGIGQTGKSFRNEITPGNFIFRTREFEQMEIEFFVKPGEDEEWHQKWIDDRLAFYTDLGISPENLRLYEHPKEKLSHYSKRTVDIEYRFGFLNNEFGELEGIANRTDFDLGSHSAASGKKLEYFDQQTGERYTPYVIEPSAGLTRSLMAFLVEAYAEDEAPNTKGGVDKRVLLKLDPRLAPVKAAVLPLSRKEELTPLAKDLAAELRQFWNIDYDDAGAVGRRYRRQDEIGTPYCITVDFDSLEDKAVTIRERDTMEQVRIPIDEVKSFLAGKLIGC from the coding sequence GTGGCCAAGCCGGCACCTTCGCGTCTCGAACAAGTTATTTCCCTCGCCAAGCGTCGCGGATTCGTCTACCTCTCGGGCGAGATTTATGGAGGCACGCGTTCCGCGTGGGATTATGGACCGCTCGGTGTGGAGCTGAAGGAGAACATCAAGCGTCAGTGGTGGAAGCGTAATGTGCAGGGCCGGGCCGACGTCGTCGGGCTGGACTCGTCGATCATCCTTCCGCGTCAGGTCTGGCAGGCGTCGGGCCACGTTGATACCTTCTCGGACCCGCTGGTTGAGTGTCTCGAATGCCACAAGCGCCTGCGCGAGGATGAGCTGATCGAGATTCACGCCGCCAAGCACGGTGTGGACGAGTCCGACGTGACCATGGCCGAAGTGGTCTGCCCCAACTGTGGTAACCGCGGCCGGTGGACGGAGCCGCGCGAGTTCTCCGGCATGCTCAAGACCTACCTCGGTCCGGTCGATGATGAGGCGGGCCTGCACTACCTTCGTCCGGAGACGGCGCAGGGAATCTTCGTCAACTTCAATAACGTCATGACCTCGGCTCGCATGAAGCCGCCGTTTGGCATCGGCCAGACGGGCAAGTCCTTCCGTAACGAGATCACCCCGGGTAACTTCATCTTCCGCACGCGTGAGTTCGAGCAGATGGAGATCGAGTTCTTCGTCAAGCCTGGCGAGGACGAGGAATGGCACCAGAAGTGGATTGACGATCGTCTCGCTTTCTACACGGATCTGGGTATCTCCCCGGAGAACCTGCGCCTGTACGAGCACCCGAAGGAAAAGCTCAGCCACTACTCGAAGCGGACTGTGGACATCGAGTACCGATTCGGCTTCCTCAACAACGAATTTGGGGAGCTCGAGGGCATTGCGAACCGAACCGATTTCGACCTGGGCTCCCACTCGGCGGCCTCGGGGAAGAAGCTCGAGTACTTCGATCAGCAGACCGGCGAGCGCTACACCCCCTATGTCATCGAACCGTCGGCCGGGTTGACCCGATCGCTGATGGCCTTCCTCGTCGAGGCCTACGCCGAGGACGAGGCTCCCAACACCAAGGGCGGAGTGGACAAGCGCGTCCTGCTCAAGCTCGATCCGCGTCTCGCGCCGGTGAAGGCTGCGGTCCTGCCGCTTTCACGCAAGGAAGAGCTGACCCCGCTGGCCAAGGATCTCGCGGCCGAACTGCGTCAGTTCTGGAACATCGATTACGACGACGCCGGCGCGGTCGGTCGCCGTTACCGCCGCCAAGATGAGATCGGCACGCCGTACTGCATCACGGTCGATTTTGACTCGCTCGAGGACAAGGCGGTCACGATCCGTGAGCGTGACACGATGGAGCAGGTTCGTATCCCGATCGATGAGGTCAAGAGCTTCCTCGCGGGCAAGCTGATCGGTTGCTAG